From one Candidatus Binatia bacterium genomic stretch:
- a CDS encoding MFS transporter codes for MHRERDMSATVGVVLAAASFAAVGGCLTVPGTLLPVLVDAFNIRLVEAGSMFALQATAYLLSVVSAGHIIQRCGMRVALCVGMLGFAAGFAGFGLVSTWSGGATMMFISGLGFGVVEVALNTLLVAMGGARRANLLNLAHLFFAVGAFIGPAAAARAVAGGVSWRTVFGVAGGLAAAVALGWALQPIPHAARVDDSPAQEQARATPLRSKLTMVMALMLAAYVGAEMGIGGWLSKYMVAVRGVDLSYAGTAVSLYWMGLAAGRLVLSATSQYLSEQRLVLGLTIFAAAAFAFALVTPQPALAVVAFALTGLGFSGIFPGVIALAGRYHPDNVAGITSAVVTGAALGGITIPWVMSAVADGFGLVAGMGFYLIMCGLMIVLAVAINALGPATSDSSEVLRSAALGSSAIRGPRRER; via the coding sequence ATGCACCGGGAACGCGATATGTCGGCGACGGTGGGAGTCGTGCTCGCGGCCGCGTCGTTCGCCGCCGTCGGTGGTTGCCTGACCGTGCCGGGCACGCTGCTGCCGGTCCTGGTGGATGCGTTCAACATCCGGCTGGTGGAAGCCGGGTCGATGTTCGCCCTACAGGCGACGGCGTATCTGCTCTCGGTGGTTTCGGCCGGGCACATCATCCAGCGCTGCGGCATGCGAGTCGCCCTCTGCGTCGGCATGCTGGGATTCGCGGCGGGCTTCGCCGGCTTCGGACTGGTGTCCACGTGGTCGGGCGGTGCCACGATGATGTTCATCTCCGGCCTCGGCTTCGGTGTGGTCGAAGTGGCGTTGAACACGTTGCTCGTCGCCATGGGCGGCGCGCGGCGCGCCAATCTGCTCAACCTCGCACACCTCTTTTTCGCCGTCGGCGCGTTCATCGGACCGGCAGCGGCGGCGCGAGCGGTTGCCGGAGGGGTGTCCTGGCGCACGGTGTTTGGCGTGGCGGGAGGGTTGGCAGCGGCCGTCGCACTAGGTTGGGCACTGCAGCCGATCCCTCACGCGGCGCGCGTCGACGACAGCCCGGCGCAGGAGCAGGCGCGGGCAACGCCGCTCCGCTCCAAGCTGACTATGGTGATGGCGTTGATGCTCGCGGCCTACGTCGGCGCGGAGATGGGCATCGGCGGCTGGTTGTCCAAGTACATGGTCGCGGTCCGGGGTGTGGACCTGAGCTACGCGGGCACGGCGGTGTCGCTGTACTGGATGGGTTTGGCCGCGGGCCGGCTGGTGCTGAGCGCCACGTCACAGTACCTCAGCGAGCAGCGCCTCGTCCTTGGCTTGACGATCTTTGCGGCGGCCGCGTTCGCCTTCGCACTGGTCACGCCGCAACCGGCGCTGGCGGTTGTGGCGTTTGCGCTCACGGGCCTTGGATTTTCGGGGATCTTCCCGGGCGTCATCGCGCTCGCCGGCCGCTATCATCCAGACAACGTTGCCGGGATCACCAGTGCCGTGGTGACCGGCGCGGCCCTCGGCGGCATCACCATTCCCTGGGTTATGTCGGCGGTCGCCGACGGCTTCGGACTGGTTGCGGGGATGGGTTTCTATCTCATCATGTGTGGGCTGATGATCGTGCTGGCCGTCGCCATCAATGCGCTCGGACCAGCAACCAGCGACAGCAGCGAAGTCCTCCGGTCAGCAGCACTCGGAAGCAGTGCCATACGGGGGCCGCGCAGGGAGCGATAG